The Mesorhizobium koreense genome includes a window with the following:
- the cmk gene encoding (d)CMP kinase — MTFPFVIAIDGPAASGKGTMARRIAGEYGFVHLDTGLTYRAVAKALIDEALPLDDEKLAEEYARRVDLSTLDRDALSTHAVGEAASKVAVMPAVRRALVEKQREFSRTPPGAVLDGRDIGTVVCPQADVKLYVTASAEVRAARRTDEIVSRGGVADAAAILEDIRRRDERDMNRADSPLKPAPDAHLLDTSEMDIETAFRAAKAYVDEALAKRNGG, encoded by the coding sequence ATGACATTCCCCTTCGTCATCGCCATCGACGGGCCGGCCGCTTCCGGCAAGGGCACCATGGCCCGCCGCATCGCGGGGGAATATGGCTTCGTCCATCTCGACACCGGGCTCACCTATCGCGCCGTCGCCAAGGCGCTCATCGATGAGGCGCTGCCGCTCGACGATGAGAAATTGGCGGAGGAATATGCGCGGCGGGTCGATCTTTCGACGCTTGATCGGGATGCCCTTTCCACGCATGCGGTCGGTGAAGCCGCTTCGAAGGTGGCGGTGATGCCGGCGGTGCGGCGCGCTCTGGTCGAGAAACAGCGTGAATTTTCGCGCACGCCGCCCGGCGCGGTGCTCGACGGGCGCGACATCGGCACCGTCGTCTGCCCTCAGGCGGACGTGAAGCTTTACGTCACCGCCAGCGCCGAGGTGCGTGCAGCGCGGCGCACGGACGAGATCGTTTCAAGGGGAGGCGTGGCGGATGCGGCCGCGATCCTGGAGGACATACGCCGTCGCGACGAGCGCGACATGAACCGGGCCGACTCGCCGCTCAAGCCCGCGCCCGACGCGCACTTGCTCGATACGAGCGAAATGGATATAGAGACCGCGTTCCGGGCGGCGAAAGCCTATGTAGACGAGGCGCTCGCCAAGCGGAACGGCGGTTGA
- a CDS encoding GNAT family acetyltransferase — protein sequence MVLITTYNSEHFSGVEALWAEAFPNDAPWNAAAVSIAEKLRFQPDLMVVALDGNHVIGSVMAGYEGHRGWISRIAVLSSHRNRGVGRDLLVEAERRLAALGCAKVNLQVVESNSDTVQFYERSGYRIEPRISMSKLLPI from the coding sequence ATGGTGTTGATAACGACTTATAACAGTGAGCACTTTTCCGGCGTGGAAGCTCTCTGGGCCGAAGCATTTCCAAATGATGCGCCATGGAATGCCGCTGCCGTTTCAATCGCGGAAAAACTCCGATTCCAGCCTGACCTGATGGTAGTTGCGCTCGACGGAAACCATGTCATCGGTTCCGTGATGGCTGGCTATGAAGGGCATCGGGGATGGATTTCGCGTATAGCGGTGTTGAGCTCGCACAGAAATCGTGGTGTCGGGCGAGACCTGCTCGTAGAGGCTGAACGTCGCCTCGCGGCTCTCGGCTGCGCCAAGGTCAATCTGCAGGTCGTTGAGTCAAACTCCGATACGGTCCAGTTCTACGAAAGATCAGGCTACCGGATCGAGCCACGGATCAGCATGAGTAAGCTTCTTCCGATTTAA
- a CDS encoding helix-turn-helix domain-containing protein codes for MKARSALLYEIRKAVQRWDISQEEAARRLGLTRPRTNDLLRGKLAKFSLDALVNIAAAAHLDIEIRVRETA; via the coding sequence TTGAAAGCGCGCTCGGCGCTGCTCTACGAGATTCGTAAGGCGGTTCAGCGTTGGGACATTTCTCAGGAGGAAGCCGCTAGGCGGCTCGGTCTGACGCGACCCCGCACCAATGATCTGCTGCGCGGCAAGCTCGCCAAGTTCTCGCTTGACGCGCTCGTCAACATCGCTGCCGCCGCGCATCTGGATATTGAAATCCGGGTAAGAGAGACAGCGTAA
- a CDS encoding nucleotidyltransferase family protein, with translation MSQYESLHSILLESPLLAPIIEDWEKLELPDCWLVAGSLAQTVWNHVFNLPLAYGISDVDIVYFEPHDLSQGTEARHAARIRKAFSHLPVWIDVKNEARVHLWYAAKFGSAITPYTSTVDAITTFPTTATAIGLRKSPHGLRLSAPFGVDDLLRAVVRPNKKQIRREIYEAKISRWIKIWPNLTIIEWDADPSQKSAAKF, from the coding sequence TTGAGCCAGTACGAAAGCCTTCACTCCATCTTGTTGGAAAGCCCTCTTCTCGCTCCGATCATTGAAGACTGGGAAAAACTCGAACTGCCCGATTGCTGGTTGGTCGCTGGTTCTCTCGCTCAAACCGTTTGGAACCATGTTTTCAACCTGCCGTTGGCCTACGGGATTTCCGATGTCGATATCGTCTATTTTGAGCCGCACGATCTTTCCCAAGGCACCGAGGCGCGACATGCGGCTAGAATCAGAAAGGCTTTTTCGCATCTGCCGGTATGGATCGACGTGAAAAACGAAGCTCGCGTACACCTGTGGTACGCGGCCAAATTCGGCTCTGCGATTACCCCCTACACCTCGACAGTTGATGCCATCACGACGTTTCCAACAACAGCAACCGCAATCGGCCTACGGAAATCACCCCACGGTCTGCGACTGAGTGCTCCTTTCGGTGTCGATGATCTGCTTAGGGCCGTCGTCAGACCAAACAAGAAGCAGATCAGGCGCGAAATCTACGAGGCGAAAATCTCGCGATGGATCAAGATATGGCCGAATCTTACGATCATCGAGTGGGATGCCGATCCGTCGCAGAAGTCAGCTGCAAAATTCTAA
- the aroA gene encoding 3-phosphoshikimate 1-carboxyvinyltransferase: protein MTHQAPPRPAVSRRSAGLSGHVRVPGDKSISHRSFMFGGLAAGETRISGLLEGEDVMRTGEAMKAMGAVIGKEGDEWVIRGTGNGALLEPIAPLDFGNAGTGSRLTMGLVGAYDMETTFIGDASLSKRPMGRVLDPLRQMGVQVVKAAEGDRMPITLHGPKATAPIVYRVPMASAQVKSAVLLAGLNTPGVTTVVEPVMTRDHTEKMLRGFGAELEIETDQEGARHIRLQGQGKLTGRAIVVPGDPSSAAFPLVAALIVPGSDIIIENVLMNPTRTGLITTLLEMGASIEFLNGRDAGGEDVADLRVMHSELRGVTVPAERAPSMIDEYPVLAMAAAFAEGQTLMQGLDELRVKESDRLAAVARGLEGNGVDCTEGKDFLAVRGRPGGKGLGGSGGERAVATHLDHRIAMSFLVLGLAAEKPVTVDDANMIATSFPEFMGLMRDLGAEIG, encoded by the coding sequence ATGACCCATCAAGCGCCGCCGCGCCCTGCCGTCTCGCGCCGTTCCGCCGGCCTTTCCGGACATGTCCGGGTGCCTGGCGACAAGTCGATCTCGCACCGCTCCTTCATGTTCGGCGGCCTTGCTGCGGGCGAGACGCGCATCAGCGGCTTGCTCGAAGGCGAGGATGTCATGCGCACCGGCGAGGCGATGAAGGCAATGGGCGCTGTCATCGGCAAGGAAGGCGACGAATGGGTGATCCGCGGCACCGGCAACGGCGCGTTGCTGGAGCCGATCGCGCCGCTCGATTTCGGCAATGCCGGCACGGGCTCGCGGCTGACGATGGGCCTCGTCGGTGCCTATGACATGGAGACGACGTTCATCGGCGACGCCTCGCTGTCGAAGCGCCCCATGGGCCGCGTGCTGGATCCGCTCAGACAGATGGGCGTGCAGGTCGTGAAGGCGGCCGAAGGCGACCGCATGCCGATCACGCTGCACGGCCCAAAGGCGACCGCGCCGATCGTCTATCGCGTCCCGATGGCGTCCGCCCAGGTCAAGTCGGCCGTCCTGCTCGCGGGCTTGAACACGCCGGGCGTCACCACGGTCGTCGAGCCGGTGATGACGCGCGATCACACCGAAAAGATGCTTCGGGGCTTCGGCGCCGAACTGGAAATAGAGACCGATCAGGAAGGCGCGCGGCATATCCGCCTCCAGGGCCAGGGTAAACTCACCGGCCGCGCCATCGTCGTGCCGGGCGACCCGTCTTCCGCCGCCTTTCCGCTTGTTGCGGCGCTCATCGTGCCGGGCTCCGACATTATTATAGAGAACGTGCTGATGAACCCGACCCGCACTGGCCTCATTACCACGCTTCTCGAAATGGGCGCTTCGATCGAGTTCCTGAACGGTCGCGACGCCGGCGGCGAGGATGTCGCCGATCTCCGCGTCATGCATTCCGAGCTTCGCGGCGTGACCGTGCCGGCCGAGCGTGCGCCCTCCATGATCGACGAATATCCGGTGCTGGCTATGGCGGCCGCCTTCGCCGAGGGCCAGACGCTGATGCAGGGGCTCGACGAATTGCGCGTCAAGGAAAGCGACCGCCTCGCCGCCGTGGCGCGCGGACTGGAAGGCAACGGCGTCGACTGCACGGAAGGTAAGGACTTTTTGGCCGTGCGCGGCCGTCCCGGCGGCAAGGGCCTCGGCGGCTCGGGTGGGGAGAGGGCGGTAGCCACCCATCTCGACCACCGTATCGCCATGAGCTTCCTCGTGCTCGGCCTGGCGGCCGAAAAGCCGGTGACCGTCGATGACGCCAACATGATCGCGACCTCCTTTCCGGAATTCATGGGGCTGATGCGAGATTTGGGCGCGGAGATCGGGTAG
- a CDS encoding TIGR02300 family protein: MAKPELGTKRIDPETGRKFYDLNKDPIVSPYTGKSYPRSYFETESDNAVEEEEEVETKELDEEEADTETVSLEEADEEASGKSDDTVDLGDDDEEVDLGDEDDDTFLEEEEEDDDDVSDIIGVGGDDEES, from the coding sequence GTGGCGAAACCTGAACTTGGCACAAAACGCATCGACCCGGAAACCGGGCGCAAATTCTACGACCTGAACAAGGATCCGATCGTTTCCCCCTATACCGGCAAGAGCTATCCGCGCTCCTATTTCGAGACGGAAAGCGACAATGCCGTCGAGGAGGAGGAAGAGGTGGAAACCAAGGAGCTCGACGAGGAGGAGGCCGATACCGAGACCGTCTCGCTCGAGGAGGCCGACGAGGAGGCGTCCGGCAAGTCCGACGACACCGTCGATCTCGGTGACGACGACGAAGAGGTCGACCTCGGCGACGAGGACGACGATACCTTCCTGGAGGAAGAGGAAGAGGACGACGACGATGTTTCCGACATCATCGGCGTCGGCGGAGACGACGAGGAAAGCTGA
- a CDS encoding GntR family transcriptional regulator — translation MKPSTTSRDVADALRERILVGQIAPGTKLHQTPLSDEMGFSRTPVREALANLTKEGLLEYRPNRGYSVRAFSLAEVVAAFEVRARLEALACSLCARRGLSKATLDRLWGYVRSGDEILASGRLDPADLVPYRKMNVEFHDTIIGASENHWLREFVRQTHNVPLASDRIILWNDYHIIKRSHDDHRRITEAIAERDAARADYLMTEHVTFAGQVLRNHLSEVSEGQRLFPDGVPRDETDKP, via the coding sequence ATGAAGCCGTCCACCACCTCTCGCGATGTCGCCGATGCGCTTCGGGAGCGCATCCTTGTCGGTCAGATCGCGCCGGGAACAAAACTTCACCAGACGCCGCTGTCCGATGAAATGGGCTTTTCGCGAACCCCAGTCCGCGAAGCGCTGGCAAACCTGACGAAGGAGGGGCTTCTCGAATATAGGCCCAACCGGGGCTACTCCGTGCGCGCCTTCTCGCTGGCGGAGGTGGTCGCAGCCTTCGAGGTCCGCGCCAGGCTGGAGGCGCTTGCATGCAGCCTGTGCGCGCGCCGGGGACTATCCAAGGCCACGCTTGACCGATTGTGGGGATACGTACGAAGCGGCGACGAGATCCTCGCCAGCGGACGGCTCGACCCGGCCGATCTCGTGCCCTACCGCAAGATGAATGTGGAATTCCACGACACGATCATCGGTGCCTCGGAGAATCATTGGTTACGCGAATTCGTACGTCAGACACACAACGTGCCGCTGGCCTCCGACCGGATCATCCTCTGGAACGATTATCACATCATCAAGCGTTCACACGACGACCACCGGCGCATAACCGAAGCGATCGCAGAGCGGGACGCAGCGCGCGCCGACTATCTGATGACCGAGCATGTCACCTTTGCCGGGCAGGTGCTCCGAAACCATCTTTCCGAAGTGAGCGAGGGTCAACGGCTTTTTCCTGACGGCGTACCGCGAGACGAAACGGATAAGCCATGA
- a CDS encoding SDR family NAD(P)-dependent oxidoreductase, whose translation MVNHQPDRRIAIVTGGTGGIGRAICEALAADGLRVAVVDRNIERASAVAAGLGGEGHVGYAADVSDEVSVTSLFREVRTALGPVSVLVTAAGILLLRPDGSRKPIAETPLEDWEHTQAVNSRGVFLCCREYAREVPDAATHPRIVTISSVAAQLGGFRSSAAYIASKAAVLGFTKALARELAEKQVSVNSVAPGIIDAPMLRLSLDPANDDPVAASIPLGRIGQPEDVAQAVRFLVSPGAGYLTGTVIDVNGGYRMQ comes from the coding sequence GTGGTGAACCATCAGCCGGACCGGCGCATTGCCATCGTTACCGGCGGGACCGGTGGCATCGGCCGCGCCATCTGCGAGGCGCTCGCCGCCGACGGACTGCGTGTCGCCGTGGTCGACCGCAACATCGAACGCGCGAGTGCCGTGGCCGCGGGGCTTGGCGGCGAGGGTCATGTCGGCTACGCGGCGGACGTCTCGGACGAGGTTTCCGTAACCAGCCTGTTCAGGGAAGTACGGACCGCCTTGGGTCCGGTGTCCGTGCTCGTCACAGCGGCGGGCATCCTGCTTTTGAGACCTGACGGAAGCCGCAAGCCGATCGCCGAAACACCGCTCGAGGACTGGGAGCATACCCAGGCGGTCAATTCCCGCGGCGTGTTCCTCTGCTGCCGCGAATATGCGCGCGAGGTTCCGGACGCGGCGACGCATCCTCGCATCGTCACTATCTCGTCGGTGGCGGCGCAGCTCGGCGGCTTCCGCTCCAGCGCAGCCTACATCGCCAGCAAGGCGGCCGTTCTCGGCTTCACGAAGGCGCTCGCGCGCGAACTGGCGGAAAAGCAAGTCAGCGTGAATTCGGTGGCTCCGGGCATCATCGATGCGCCGATGCTGCGCCTTTCACTCGATCCCGCCAATGACGATCCGGTGGCCGCGAGCATTCCGCTCGGCCGTATCGGTCAGCCGGAAGACGTCGCGCAGGCCGTGCGCTTCCTGGTCTCTCCAGGAGCCGGTTACCTGACCGGCACGGTCATCGACGTCAATGGCGGCTACCGGATGCAGTGA
- a CDS encoding ABC transporter substrate-binding protein yields the protein MSKWNAIVVGALASLALATGPAMAQDPGVTDTSVKIGIFAPLSGPAMAYGFDVVNAAKMYYDKVNADGGINGRKIEYTVEDTRCNANDLVAAVKKLVEQDNVFLLNGGSCSAATMAAKDYVVRNKIPMLMLNASGDGALYPPTDYIYGAFSISQHAAGGSVIQFAAEQLKAKKIAYVNHDDAYGSWNLEAAKFMAEKTGTELAVESINPTITDVTAPMLKLKAANPDALVLLTYARPAALIIKKARELGFDKPIVLTVTGTANLGQLVDNVGGPDALKNFYTQEVLADVPGGPKLQWVYDMYKKAYPELAAKPDHPQAYMPYGVASAMTVVEALKAAGKDLTREKVVEVLKTLKVDTKVMAGPIEFGPTDRAGQESTIYMKFDGKTTTRIPGVYTNLWQYKG from the coding sequence ATGTCGAAATGGAATGCAATCGTCGTCGGCGCATTGGCGAGCCTCGCTCTCGCCACGGGGCCGGCAATGGCCCAGGACCCGGGCGTCACCGACACGTCGGTGAAGATCGGCATCTTCGCCCCGCTCTCGGGCCCGGCGATGGCCTATGGCTTCGACGTCGTGAACGCCGCCAAGATGTACTACGACAAGGTGAATGCCGATGGCGGCATCAACGGCCGCAAGATCGAATACACCGTCGAAGACACGCGCTGCAACGCCAACGACCTCGTCGCGGCGGTGAAGAAGCTCGTTGAGCAGGACAATGTCTTCCTGCTGAATGGCGGTTCCTGCTCAGCGGCGACCATGGCGGCCAAGGACTATGTGGTCCGCAACAAGATCCCGATGTTGATGCTCAATGCATCCGGAGACGGAGCGCTTTATCCGCCGACCGATTATATCTACGGCGCCTTCTCCATATCGCAGCACGCAGCGGGTGGCTCGGTGATCCAGTTCGCCGCGGAGCAGCTGAAGGCGAAAAAGATCGCCTACGTCAATCATGACGACGCCTACGGAAGCTGGAACCTCGAAGCCGCGAAATTCATGGCTGAGAAGACCGGCACGGAACTGGCGGTGGAATCGATCAATCCCACGATCACCGATGTCACGGCGCCGATGCTGAAGCTGAAGGCCGCCAATCCGGACGCGCTGGTGCTTCTCACCTACGCACGACCGGCCGCGCTGATCATCAAGAAGGCCCGCGAACTCGGTTTCGACAAGCCGATCGTGCTGACCGTCACCGGGACGGCCAATCTCGGCCAGCTTGTCGACAATGTGGGAGGGCCAGACGCTCTGAAGAACTTCTACACGCAGGAAGTCCTGGCCGACGTTCCCGGAGGGCCGAAGCTCCAGTGGGTCTACGACATGTACAAGAAGGCGTATCCCGAGCTGGCCGCCAAGCCCGACCACCCGCAGGCCTACATGCCCTATGGCGTGGCTTCGGCGATGACGGTGGTCGAAGCGCTGAAGGCCGCCGGCAAGGACCTTACCCGGGAGAAGGTCGTCGAAGTCCTGAAGACCCTGAAGGTGGACACGAAGGTCATGGCGGGGCCCATCGAATTCGGCCCGACGGATCGCGCCGGCCAGGAATCCACGATCTACATGAAATTCGACGGCAAGACCACGACGCGCATTCCCGGCGTCTACACCAACCTCTGGCAGTACAAGGGCTGA
- a CDS encoding branched-chain amino acid ABC transporter permease, with the protein MTLDIVLLFLQQGIASGLVVGSIYALIALALVIIFKTSEVPNFAQGELYMAGGYLALFLVVFEAVPQAVAIPATVILLFLGAAFFQRVVLDRVWRSKGSPINLVIATLGLSYFLKGIVRNTGFGDTPRTFPSMVSTQSVMIGQASVTILDLVIFGTAVAVMIAFFLMFNFTKLGRAMRAMGMNERAAALVGVDLNRMKMMVWGFSGAISAIAAILIAPKLLMTADMGHIVILGFAAAIVGGFTSLPGAVVGGFVIGIVENLVGLFISSNAIVLAPFVAIMIVLVLRPQGLFGGRVQMKKV; encoded by the coding sequence ATGACGCTCGATATCGTTCTCCTGTTTCTGCAGCAGGGTATCGCCTCCGGCCTCGTCGTCGGCAGCATCTATGCGCTGATAGCGCTTGCCCTGGTGATCATCTTCAAGACCTCCGAGGTGCCGAACTTCGCGCAGGGGGAGCTCTATATGGCAGGCGGCTACCTCGCTCTTTTTCTCGTCGTGTTCGAAGCCGTGCCGCAGGCTGTGGCTATTCCCGCAACGGTCATACTCCTGTTCCTCGGGGCGGCCTTCTTCCAGCGCGTCGTCCTCGATAGGGTCTGGCGCTCAAAGGGAAGTCCGATCAATCTGGTCATCGCGACGCTCGGACTGTCGTATTTCCTCAAGGGAATAGTCCGGAACACCGGGTTCGGCGATACGCCCCGCACCTTTCCGTCGATGGTGTCCACCCAGTCCGTCATGATCGGCCAGGCCTCCGTCACCATCCTCGATCTGGTGATCTTCGGCACCGCCGTCGCAGTCATGATCGCCTTCTTCCTGATGTTCAACTTCACAAAGCTCGGCCGCGCCATGCGCGCGATGGGCATGAACGAGCGCGCCGCGGCGCTGGTCGGTGTCGATCTCAACAGGATGAAGATGATGGTCTGGGGCTTTTCCGGCGCGATCTCCGCCATCGCGGCTATCCTGATCGCGCCGAAGCTTTTGATGACCGCCGACATGGGCCACATCGTGATCCTCGGCTTCGCGGCGGCGATCGTCGGCGGATTCACCAGCCTTCCCGGCGCCGTGGTCGGCGGTTTCGTCATCGGGATCGTCGAGAACCTCGTCGGACTGTTCATTTCCTCGAACGCCATCGTGCTCGCGCCCTTCGTGGCGATCATGATCGTCCTCGTGCTGCGTCCGCAGGGCCTTTTCGGCGGACGTGTCCAGATGAAGAAGGTCTGA
- a CDS encoding branched-chain amino acid ABC transporter permease translates to MSRPVAALLVLVCLAVLAAVPLFGSGYIVYIANLLLVFVVLCLGLHIVIGETGQFALAHAAFYGIGIYTAALVGNAYALPFPLPVLAGGLVAGVIGVVLGAAALRMRDIYLALATFAFGEAMQWVFLNWTVVTGGPNGLSISPATFFGIAIVNDKEAYPFVAALAVLMAAVTLVISRSRLGRSFRAVRDSEIAAMAMGVPVRRTKVTAFALSAVLAGVAGGMFATFSTFIHPDSLGFQTTILVLTMIVVGGLGSIFGAVSGAIFFGLVSELLRQAPQFQEIIYGLILMVFMMYAPRGLFAAAAAKLGGNRHG, encoded by the coding sequence ATGAGCAGGCCCGTCGCCGCGCTTCTCGTTCTCGTCTGCCTGGCGGTGCTTGCCGCCGTGCCGCTCTTCGGCTCGGGCTACATCGTCTACATCGCCAATCTGCTGCTCGTTTTCGTGGTCCTTTGCCTGGGCCTTCATATCGTTATCGGCGAGACCGGGCAGTTCGCGCTGGCGCATGCCGCCTTCTACGGCATCGGCATCTATACGGCCGCGCTTGTCGGCAATGCCTATGCCCTTCCCTTTCCGTTGCCCGTACTTGCGGGTGGCCTGGTCGCCGGCGTCATAGGGGTGGTGCTGGGAGCCGCCGCCCTGCGCATGCGCGACATCTATCTGGCGCTTGCCACCTTCGCCTTCGGCGAGGCGATGCAGTGGGTATTCCTCAACTGGACAGTCGTGACCGGTGGCCCGAACGGACTTTCGATCAGCCCAGCCACCTTCTTCGGCATCGCCATCGTGAACGACAAGGAGGCCTATCCGTTCGTCGCTGCCCTCGCGGTGCTGATGGCGGCCGTCACGCTCGTCATATCACGCTCCAGGCTCGGCCGGTCGTTCCGCGCGGTGCGCGATTCCGAGATCGCGGCCATGGCCATGGGCGTTCCGGTGCGACGGACGAAAGTGACTGCTTTCGCGCTGTCGGCGGTGCTTGCCGGCGTGGCGGGAGGGATGTTCGCCACGTTCTCCACCTTCATCCATCCCGATAGTCTCGGCTTCCAGACGACGATCCTGGTGCTCACCATGATCGTCGTAGGCGGCCTCGGCTCGATCTTCGGTGCGGTGAGCGGCGCCATCTTCTTCGGCCTCGTCTCCGAACTCCTGCGCCAGGCTCCGCAATTCCAGGAGATCATCTACGGCCTCATCCTCATGGTTTTCATGATGTATGCGCCGCGCGGCCTGTTCGCGGCAGCCGCGGCGAAGCTCGGGGGCAACCGCCATGGCTGA
- a CDS encoding ABC transporter ATP-binding protein: protein MADPILAVDGLTMRFGGLVAVNDFSLKVERGAIHALIGPNGAGKSTTFNAISGLYRPTAGRVAFEGRDVTAAGASTRAGLGIARTFQNLELFGTLSVLENVLIGSHVHCGGSIRDMLAARPRGAAAHAEALLDRVGLTDFRDVPAASLDFGRQKLLEIARALAIRPRLLLLDEPAAGLRNREIGALDTMLSELARKDGITILLVEHVMQLVMSISDTITVLNFGTKIAEGRPAAVRSDPAVVEAYLGREATDGAAA, encoded by the coding sequence ATGGCTGACCCCATACTCGCCGTGGACGGTCTCACCATGCGCTTCGGCGGGCTCGTCGCCGTCAACGATTTCAGCCTGAAGGTGGAACGCGGCGCGATCCATGCCCTGATCGGTCCGAACGGCGCCGGCAAATCCACCACTTTCAACGCCATCTCGGGCCTTTATCGGCCGACGGCCGGCCGTGTCGCCTTCGAGGGACGCGATGTGACAGCCGCCGGTGCAAGCACGCGCGCCGGCCTGGGTATTGCCCGTACCTTCCAAAATTTGGAGCTCTTCGGCACGTTGAGCGTCCTGGAGAACGTCCTCATCGGCAGCCACGTGCATTGCGGCGGCAGCATCCGAGACATGCTCGCGGCCCGGCCCAGGGGGGCTGCCGCGCACGCGGAAGCTCTTCTCGACAGGGTCGGCCTCACCGATTTCAGGGACGTACCGGCCGCAAGCCTCGACTTCGGGCGCCAGAAGCTTCTCGAGATCGCCCGCGCACTTGCGATCCGGCCGCGGCTGCTGCTCCTCGACGAGCCCGCCGCCGGTCTTCGCAACCGCGAGATCGGCGCGCTCGATACCATGCTGTCGGAGCTTGCGCGCAAGGACGGCATCACCATCCTCCTCGTCGAGCACGTGATGCAACTGGTCATGTCGATATCCGACACCATCACCGTCCTCAACTTCGGCACCAAGATCGCCGAAGGCCGGCCGGCGGCGGTGCGGTCTGACCCCGCCGTCGTGGAAGCCTACCTTGGCAGGGAGGCGACCGATGGCGCCGCTGCTTGA
- a CDS encoding ABC transporter ATP-binding protein, with the protein MAPLLELRSISASYGRIQALSGVSLSVPEGEIVSLLGANGAGKTTTLNVVSRLVPVTVGSVLFDGTAIERWAPHKVVGHGVVQVPEGREIFHDMSVRENLLMGAYRRTDANAAASDFERVLEYFPVLRERLRQKAGTLSGGEQQMLLIARALMARPRLVLLDEPSLGLSPRLVQQIFDIVRRLNREERLTILLVEQNASVALAVSSYAYILENGEIAIEGPSEQLRADDTVRKTYLGN; encoded by the coding sequence ATGGCGCCGCTGCTTGAACTGCGCAGCATCTCGGCCAGCTACGGCCGGATACAGGCGCTGTCCGGCGTTTCGCTCAGCGTACCCGAAGGCGAGATCGTGTCGCTTCTCGGTGCCAACGGCGCCGGCAAGACCACGACGCTGAACGTCGTCTCCCGCCTTGTGCCGGTTACGGTGGGCTCCGTTCTCTTCGACGGCACGGCGATCGAACGCTGGGCGCCGCACAAGGTCGTCGGTCATGGTGTCGTCCAGGTACCCGAGGGCCGCGAAATCTTCCACGACATGAGCGTACGGGAAAATCTCCTGATGGGGGCCTACCGCCGCACCGACGCCAATGCGGCCGCGAGCGATTTCGAACGGGTCCTCGAGTATTTTCCGGTCCTGAGGGAGAGGCTTCGCCAGAAAGCCGGAACTCTGTCCGGAGGCGAACAGCAGATGCTTCTTATCGCCAGGGCGCTGATGGCCCGTCCTCGCCTCGTCCTCCTGGACGAGCCTTCGCTCGGCCTCTCACCCCGCCTCGTCCAGCAGATCTTCGATATCGTCAGGCGCCTCAACCGCGAGGAGCGATTGACGATCCTTCTCGTCGAGCAAAACGCATCGGTGGCGCTCGCCGTTTCCTCCTACGCCTACATATTGGAGAACGGCGAGATCGCCATCGAGGGACCCTCCGAACAGCTTCGCGCCGATGACACGGTGCGCAAGACCTATCTGGGCAATTGA